In the genome of Hydractinia symbiolongicarpus strain clone_291-10 chromosome 5, HSymV2.1, whole genome shotgun sequence, one region contains:
- the LOC130644717 gene encoding chromatin complexes subunit BAP18-like has protein sequence MTQAGKVAEIFSTAGEAFSKLGTLAMSLQPNSERPQDVGKWGNEEIEMLRKAVTQFGNDIEKISEQIKTKSSIQIKAALKQRALENFAVPSNKKSSLSVTGSSIASQLNKSPMKMSTIARTIGQKSKVVNVMPIIGTPQAIKKAKIDIPGNLNVLTSTQPKPVIIHQNQPVGIPAVATSQAFQMILPHTKVIPSPVAVLQSGVVQRVSDANTSGAVDVES, from the coding sequence ATGACGCAGGCAGGAAAGGTTGCAGAAATTTTCTCCACTGCTGGAGAAGCATTTTCAAAGTTGGGTACACTAGCTATGTCTCTGCAACCCAACAGTGAGCGCCCTCAAGATGTTGGAAAATGGGGAAATGAAGAGATTGAAATGTTACGCAAGGCAGTAACACAGTTCGGAAATGATATTGAGAAGATAAGcgaacaaattaaaacaaaatcttCTATTCAGATTAAAGCAGCTTTAAAACAGAGAGCTTTGGAGAATTTCGCAGTCCCTTCAAATAAGAAAAGTTCCCTGTCAGTAACAGGTTCAAGTATAGCATCTCAATTAAATAAATCTCCCATGAAAATGTCAACGATTGCAAGGACTATTGGTCAAAAGAGTAAAGTGGTTAATGTAATGCCTATTATTGGAACTCCGCAGGCAATAAAGAAAGCAAAAATAGATATCCCTGGAAATCTAAATGTTTTAACCTCAACACAACCGAAACCTGTGATTATTCATCAAAACCAACCAGTTGGTATACCAGCTGTTGCAACTAGCCAAGCTTTTCAGATGATATTACCTCATACGAAAGTGATTCCAAGTCCTGTAGCTGTCTTGCAGTCTGGTGTCGTGCAGCGTGTTTCTGATGCCAATACAAGCGGTGCAGTGGATGTTGAAAGTTAA
- the LOC130644708 gene encoding WD repeat-containing protein 54-like yields the protein MYSAVTSVPIKSSSSLLYNNFDALLSENPLETLYSIVHKSAVWLFNPKAALEGDSTTYKRVICKGEGSHSSSLIFQAKWCVLAHRTLLVVTSVKGTQFFESDGSIMVFWQSLSPSATEGLAQYARGITGVGEKHICFGTADGSILVFDVPSKGNGVKLQETLNAHDQSITELHASNDTMISGDEKGKIVVWRAGGYFQKLRVIDGYNYPASSIRIWKNFVVAGYGSGHVRVFNSETGVIIAEIAAHARWINAIDIAEDSGMLLTTSEDSYFRIWNLSSFEVVQQTSIGDIQITGAKFLNSEGTKFGLTGYDLTDVLVYQKT from the exons ATGTATTCAGCAGTTACTTCTGTTCCTATAAAGTCTAGTTCATCATTATTATATAACAATTTCGATGCGTTACTTTCTGAAAATCCTTTGGAAACTTTATATAGCATTGTACATAAATCGGCAGTTTGGTTATTTAACCCTAAAGCAGCATTAGAAGGAGATAGCACAACTTATAAAAGAGTAATTTGCAAAGGTGAAGGATCTCATTCAAGCTCTTTGATATTTCAG GCGAAATGGTGTGTGTTGGCGCACAGAACTTTATTAGTTGTCACATCTGTGAAAGGAACACAG ttttttgaaTCGGATGGATCCATCATGGTGTTTTGGCAGTCTCTATCACCAAGTGCCACAGAAG GTCTTGCACAGTATGCTCGTGGTATTACAGGAGTTGGAGAAAAACATATTTGTTTTG GAACTGCTGATGGAAGCATTCTTGTGTTTGATGTACCTTCAAAAGGAAATGGTGTCAAGTTACAAGAAACATTGAACGCACATGATCAAAGTATTACTGAACTACACGCCTCTAACGACACGATGATATCCGGTGATGAGAAGGGGAAGATTGTGGTGTGGAGGGCTGGCGGTTACTTTCAAAAACTTAGAGTCATTGATGGTTATAA ctATCCAGCATCTAGCATTCGCATATGGAAAAACTTTGTTGTAGCTGGTTATGGTAGCGGACATGTACGAGTATTTAACTCAGAGACTGGTGTTATTATTGCTGAAATCGCGGCTCATGCGAGGTGGATTAATGCAATTGATATTGCAGAAGATAGTGGAATG TTACTGACGACATCAGAAGACAGCTATTTTCGAATATGGAATCTTTCTtct TTTGAGGTTGTTCAACAAACATCTATCGGAGATATACAAATAACAGGTGCAAAGTTTCTCAACAGTGAAGGAACGAAATTTGGATTGACCGGATATGATTTAACGGACGTACTAGTGTATCAAAAAACCTAA